A DNA window from Hydrogenophaga taeniospiralis contains the following coding sequences:
- a CDS encoding NAD(P)H-hydrate dehydratase, translating to MRQIDHTQAQALYSVEATRQMERAAASALPPHTLMARAGLAVARLAQALRPHARSIWVACGPGNNGGDGLIAATHLHRWAQANGGAEVCVTHFLGDPADESRLPADARNALNQARAAGLRFCAEPPASWDLAIDALLGIGATRAPQGTMARWMEQLQTSTTPVLCVDVPSGLNADTGQWVDMSTLTQPTRGTTPHGPRHTLTLLTVKPGLFTAQGRDAAGVVWFDDLGINPEPDVPVSVWLSGHSGCGVAASQPPHASHKGSFGDVLVIGGQDMAADGAGMTGAALLAARAALHAGAGRVFVGLLEAPSSVSNVRWDPVCPELMFRQIDPLLESKLLKTAGVVCGCGGGSAVARVLPRVLSRAPRLVLDADALNAVAADSALQTLLRQRSARGWFTVITPHPLEAARLLGSDTATVMADRLLAARTLSERFGVVCVLKGSGTLIVAPGQIPRINPTGNAALATAGTGDVLAGMIGRAVALPGVTERHRLDLVAGSVFQHGWLADHWSTEDAPPGHRTEALSASRLAARVRPMGGV from the coding sequence ATGCGTCAGATCGATCACACCCAAGCGCAGGCGCTGTACAGCGTTGAGGCCACCCGCCAGATGGAGCGGGCGGCGGCCAGTGCCCTACCCCCCCACACGCTGATGGCCCGTGCCGGCCTCGCGGTGGCGCGCCTGGCCCAGGCACTGCGACCCCACGCGCGCAGCATCTGGGTCGCCTGCGGTCCCGGTAACAACGGCGGCGACGGCCTGATCGCGGCGACCCACCTGCACCGCTGGGCCCAGGCCAACGGTGGTGCCGAGGTATGTGTCACCCACTTTCTCGGGGACCCGGCCGATGAAAGCCGCCTGCCCGCCGATGCCCGCAATGCTTTGAATCAGGCGCGCGCCGCCGGCCTGCGTTTCTGCGCCGAACCACCCGCGTCGTGGGACCTCGCCATCGACGCCTTGCTCGGCATTGGCGCCACCCGTGCGCCGCAAGGGACGATGGCCCGATGGATGGAGCAACTGCAGACCTCGACGACGCCGGTCCTGTGTGTTGACGTTCCGAGCGGACTCAATGCCGACACAGGGCAATGGGTGGACATGTCCACGCTCACCCAGCCAACCCGCGGCACCACACCCCATGGCCCGCGCCACACGCTGACGCTGCTCACGGTCAAGCCCGGCCTCTTTACCGCCCAGGGGCGAGACGCGGCCGGAGTGGTCTGGTTCGACGATCTGGGCATCAACCCGGAACCCGACGTACCGGTGTCCGTCTGGCTGTCGGGCCACAGTGGCTGCGGCGTCGCGGCATCACAACCGCCACACGCCAGCCACAAAGGCAGTTTTGGCGACGTGCTGGTCATCGGCGGGCAGGACATGGCAGCGGATGGCGCGGGCATGACCGGCGCTGCCCTGCTGGCCGCCCGTGCGGCGTTGCACGCTGGTGCGGGACGGGTTTTCGTCGGCTTGCTCGAAGCCCCCTCCTCGGTCAGCAACGTCCGGTGGGACCCGGTATGCCCGGAGCTGATGTTCCGGCAAATCGACCCTTTGCTGGAATCCAAGTTGCTCAAAACCGCGGGCGTGGTCTGTGGTTGCGGCGGCGGTTCTGCGGTGGCCAGGGTGCTGCCGAGGGTGCTGTCCCGCGCGCCGCGCCTGGTGCTCGATGCCGACGCCCTGAACGCCGTGGCCGCGGACAGCGCCCTGCAAACCCTGTTGCGCCAACGCAGCGCGCGCGGCTGGTTCACGGTGATCACGCCACACCCACTCGAAGCGGCTCGCCTGCTGGGCAGCGACACAGCCACCGTGATGGCCGACCGCCTGCTGGCCGCACGCACCCTGAGCGAGCGTTTTGGTGTGGTGTGCGTGCTCAAGGGCTCGGGCACGTTGATCGTCGCACCCGGCCAGATCCCACGAATCAATCCCACCGGCAACGCAGCGCTAGCCACAGCCGGCACCGGCGACGTGCTCGCCGGCATGATCGGCCGCGCTGTGGCATTGCCAGGCGTCACAGAGCGTCACCGGCTGGACCTGGTGGCCGGCTCGGTGTTCCAGCATGGCTGGCTGGCCGATCACTGGAGCACCGAAGATGCACCGCCTGGCCACCGCACCGAAGCGCTGAGTGCCAGCCGGCTGGCGGCGCGGGTGCGGCCCATGGGTGGCGTGTAG
- a CDS encoding FAD-dependent oxidoreductase: MKLAIIGAGVVGTTTAYELALDGHEVTVFERRHTVAEEASFANGTLIHPGWILALAGHRRGWRSLTPWAAAGSGLKLERLPRTGEWPWLWQWQRAGQPGAQVGHLEHVHRLASYSHQRLQALSTAMQLDYDRSQGLLALWRTPQEAEQMQGALQLMRTLGVEVRELSGQDTRLLEPALNPDTPLHAGIELFGDAVANCRQFTLLIKAQAQSLNCRFAFGTRVERIDVDGGVTLTHAPVDSASPSEAPSSERFDAAVLCAGAASAELLRPLGLRIPLQPVYGHSISAAIREPMDAPLSGVLDARHGVSITRLGQRVRVAGGARLGGRPGLKSATELRRLYQVLADWFPGAARMGGQQDSVLEWQGAHAMLPDGPPVLGASRLPGLWLNLGHGDSGWTTACGSARALADAIRGGSPDIDLSTYSPQRFDL; this comes from the coding sequence ATGAAGCTCGCGATCATCGGGGCCGGCGTCGTTGGCACCACCACAGCCTACGAGCTGGCACTCGATGGCCACGAAGTCACGGTGTTTGAGCGTCGGCACACCGTGGCCGAAGAGGCCAGCTTTGCCAACGGCACACTGATTCACCCGGGCTGGATCCTGGCCCTGGCGGGCCATCGACGTGGGTGGCGGTCCTTGACGCCCTGGGCGGCCGCGGGATCGGGCCTGAAACTGGAGCGTCTTCCGCGCACAGGCGAATGGCCGTGGCTGTGGCAATGGCAGCGCGCGGGCCAGCCTGGTGCGCAGGTCGGCCACCTGGAACACGTGCACCGACTCGCGAGCTACAGCCACCAGCGGCTGCAGGCCCTCAGCACCGCGATGCAGCTGGACTACGACCGCAGCCAGGGGTTGCTCGCGTTGTGGCGCACCCCGCAGGAGGCTGAACAGATGCAGGGGGCGTTACAGCTCATGCGGACACTTGGCGTGGAAGTGCGGGAGTTGTCCGGCCAGGACACCCGTTTGCTCGAACCCGCGCTGAACCCAGACACCCCGCTGCACGCCGGAATCGAGCTGTTCGGAGACGCCGTGGCGAACTGCCGCCAGTTCACCTTGCTGATCAAAGCACAGGCGCAGTCGCTCAACTGCCGCTTTGCGTTTGGCACCCGCGTCGAGCGCATCGATGTGGACGGTGGCGTCACCCTGACCCACGCGCCCGTCGACAGCGCCAGCCCATCGGAGGCGCCATCCAGCGAACGCTTTGACGCAGCGGTTCTCTGTGCCGGCGCCGCCAGCGCCGAACTGCTGCGCCCGCTGGGGCTGCGGATTCCCCTGCAGCCGGTGTATGGGCACTCCATCAGTGCCGCCATTCGGGAGCCCATGGACGCACCACTGTCCGGCGTGCTGGACGCGCGGCACGGTGTTTCGATCACGCGGCTCGGACAGCGGGTGCGGGTGGCCGGCGGCGCCCGCCTGGGTGGCCGCCCCGGGCTGAAATCGGCCACGGAACTGCGCCGCCTGTACCAGGTGCTCGCTGACTGGTTCCCCGGTGCCGCCCGGATGGGAGGTCAGCAAGACAGCGTGCTGGAGTGGCAAGGCGCCCACGCCATGCTACCGGACGGCCCGCCGGTGTTGGGTGCGAGCCGGTTGCCGGGCCTGTGGTTGAACCTGGGCCATGGCGACAGCGGATGGACCACGGCCTGCGGCAGCGCACGAGCGCTGGCCGACGCCATCCGGGGCGGCTCGCCCGACATCGACTTGAGCACGTACTCGCCGCAGCGCTTTGACCTCTGA
- the rpsB gene encoding 30S ribosomal protein S2 has product MSISMREMLEAGVHFGHQTRFWNPKMAPYIFGHRNKIHIVNLEKTLPLFEEAAKFVRQLSANRGTILMVGTKRQSRDIVAQEARRAGVPFVDQRWLGGMLTNFKTVKTSIKRLKDMQAQKEAGLDSMSKKEQLTFSREMEKLEKDIGGIQDMAALPDAIFVIDVGFHKIAVLEAQKLGIPLVGVVDTNHSPVGIDYVIPGNDDSARAVALYARGIADAILEGRNNAVNDVVKAVAAEGSDEFVEVKDSAAA; this is encoded by the coding sequence ATGTCTATCTCCATGCGCGAAATGCTGGAAGCGGGTGTCCATTTCGGTCACCAAACCCGTTTCTGGAACCCCAAGATGGCTCCGTACATCTTCGGTCACCGCAACAAGATCCACATCGTCAACCTCGAAAAGACGCTGCCCCTGTTCGAAGAGGCCGCCAAGTTCGTGCGCCAGCTCTCCGCCAACCGCGGCACCATCCTGATGGTGGGCACCAAGCGCCAGTCGCGTGACATCGTGGCCCAGGAAGCCCGCCGCGCCGGCGTGCCCTTCGTGGACCAGCGTTGGCTCGGTGGCATGCTGACCAACTTCAAGACCGTCAAGACGTCCATCAAGCGCCTCAAGGACATGCAGGCCCAGAAGGAAGCCGGTCTGGACAGCATGTCCAAGAAAGAGCAGCTGACCTTCTCTCGCGAAATGGAAAAGCTGGAAAAGGACATCGGCGGCATCCAGGACATGGCCGCGCTGCCCGACGCCATCTTCGTGATCGACGTGGGTTTCCACAAGATCGCGGTGCTCGAAGCCCAGAAGCTGGGCATTCCGCTGGTGGGCGTGGTCGATACCAACCACTCGCCCGTGGGCATTGACTATGTCATCCCCGGCAACGACGACTCCGCTCGCGCCGTGGCCCTGTATGCCCGTGGCATCGCGGATGCGATCCTCGAAGGCCGCAACAACGCCGTGAACGACGTTGTCAAGGCCGTGGCTGCCGAAGGCAGCGACGAATTCGTCGAAGTCAAGGACAGCGCAGCCGCCTGA
- the tsf gene encoding translation elongation factor Ts, whose product MAITASMVAELRAKTDAPMMECKKALTEADGDMAKAEELLRVKLGTKAGKAASRVTAEGVVASFIDGTTGGLIEVNCETDFVTKNDSFLAMANAAAKLVAEHNPADVAALGALPYSQDSFGPTLEDVRKGLIGKIGENMSFRRFKHYSGAARLVSYLHGTRIGVVVEFDGEETPAKDTAMHIAAMKPVALTSADVPAELIERERSVATAKADEDRKVAEAAGKPVQSAEIVTKRIEGGVQKYLKEVSLFNQPFVKNDKQTVEQMLKAAGTTVKGFTLYVVGEGIEKKVDDFAAEVAAQVAAAKGA is encoded by the coding sequence ATGGCAATTACTGCAAGCATGGTGGCCGAACTGCGCGCCAAGACCGACGCCCCCATGATGGAATGCAAAAAGGCGCTGACCGAAGCCGATGGCGACATGGCCAAGGCCGAAGAACTGCTGCGCGTCAAGCTGGGCACCAAAGCCGGCAAGGCCGCATCGCGCGTGACCGCCGAAGGCGTGGTCGCGAGCTTCATCGACGGCACCACCGGTGGCCTGATCGAAGTCAACTGCGAAACCGACTTCGTGACCAAGAACGACAGCTTCCTGGCCATGGCCAATGCCGCAGCCAAGCTGGTGGCTGAGCACAACCCGGCCGACGTCGCCGCCCTGGGCGCGCTGCCCTACAGCCAGGACAGCTTCGGCCCCACGCTCGAAGACGTGCGCAAGGGTCTGATTGGCAAGATCGGCGAGAACATGAGCTTCCGCCGTTTCAAGCACTACAGTGGCGCGGCCAGGCTGGTGAGCTACCTGCACGGCACCCGCATCGGTGTGGTGGTGGAGTTTGACGGCGAGGAAACCCCCGCCAAGGACACCGCCATGCACATCGCTGCCATGAAGCCTGTTGCGCTGACCAGCGCCGACGTGCCGGCCGAGCTGATCGAGCGCGAGCGCTCGGTGGCGACCGCCAAGGCCGACGAGGACCGCAAGGTCGCCGAGGCCGCAGGCAAGCCGGTGCAGTCCGCCGAAATCGTGACCAAACGCATCGAAGGTGGCGTGCAGAAGTACCTCAAGGAAGTGTCGCTGTTCAACCAGCCCTTCGTGAAGAACGACAAGCAGACCGTCGAGCAGATGCTCAAGGCCGCCGGAACCACCGTCAAGGGCTTCACGCTCTACGTGGTGGGCGAAGGCATCGAGAAGAAGGTCGACGACTTCGCGGCCGAAGTGGCGGCCCAGGTCGCAGCAGCCAAGGGCGCCTGA
- the pyrH gene encoding UMP kinase — protein MPAYKRILLKLSGEALMGDDAFGINRATIVRMVEEIAEVTRLGVEVAIVIGGGNIFRGVAGGSVGMDRATADYMGMLATVMNSLALADTMEKAGLVARVMSAIAIEQVVEPYVRPKALQYLEEGKVVVFAAGTGNPFFTTDTAAALRGAEIGAEIVLKATKVDGVYSADPNKDPSATRYTTISFDEAMAKNLQVMDATAFALCRDQKLPVKVFSIFKPGALRNVVLGGDEGTLVHV, from the coding sequence ATGCCAGCCTACAAACGGATCCTGCTGAAATTGTCGGGCGAAGCCCTGATGGGCGACGATGCTTTTGGCATCAACCGGGCGACGATCGTTCGCATGGTGGAAGAAATTGCCGAGGTGACGCGCCTGGGCGTGGAGGTGGCCATCGTCATCGGTGGTGGCAACATCTTTCGCGGCGTGGCGGGTGGCTCGGTCGGCATGGACCGAGCCACCGCCGACTACATGGGCATGCTGGCCACGGTCATGAATTCGCTGGCCCTGGCCGACACGATGGAAAAGGCGGGTCTGGTGGCACGGGTGATGTCGGCCATCGCGATCGAGCAGGTGGTCGAGCCCTATGTGCGTCCCAAGGCCCTGCAGTACCTGGAGGAGGGCAAGGTCGTGGTGTTCGCCGCCGGCACCGGTAACCCGTTCTTCACCACCGACACCGCAGCCGCCCTGCGTGGCGCGGAAATCGGCGCCGAGATCGTGCTCAAGGCCACCAAGGTCGATGGCGTCTACAGCGCCGACCCCAATAAGGACCCGTCGGCCACCCGCTACACGACCATTTCGTTTGACGAAGCCATGGCGAAAAACCTGCAGGTGATGGACGCCACGGCGTTCGCCCTGTGCCGCGACCAGAAACTGCCCGTCAAGGTGTTCTCGATCTTCAAGCCGGGCGCCCTGCGCAATGTGGTGCTGGGCGGGGACGAGGGCACCCTGGTTCACGTCTGA
- the frr gene encoding ribosome recycling factor: MSIAEVRQTAEHKMQQSVESFKGNLAKVRTGRPNPQLLDTVHVDYYGSMLPLSQVANLTLLDARTIGVAPWEKGMGAKIEKAIRESDLGLNPASQGDLIRVPMPPMTEERRRELTKVVRGEGEAAKIAIRNLRRDANDAVKKLLKDKLVSEDDDRRSQEDIQKLTDRMISEVDRLVTSKEQDIMAV, from the coding sequence ATGAGCATCGCTGAAGTCCGTCAAACCGCTGAGCACAAGATGCAGCAGTCGGTGGAGTCGTTCAAGGGCAACCTGGCCAAAGTGCGGACCGGGCGGCCCAATCCACAATTGCTCGACACGGTGCATGTGGACTACTACGGTTCCATGTTGCCGTTGTCGCAGGTGGCCAACCTGACGCTGCTCGATGCGCGCACCATTGGCGTGGCGCCGTGGGAAAAAGGCATGGGCGCCAAGATCGAGAAGGCGATTCGCGAATCCGATCTCGGCCTCAACCCGGCGAGCCAGGGCGACCTGATCCGTGTGCCCATGCCCCCCATGACCGAGGAGCGCCGCCGGGAGCTCACCAAGGTGGTGCGTGGTGAAGGCGAGGCGGCCAAGATCGCCATCCGCAATTTGCGCCGCGATGCCAACGACGCGGTGAAAAAACTGCTCAAGGACAAGCTGGTTTCTGAAGACGATGACCGCCGTTCGCAAGAGGACATCCAGAAGCTGACCGATCGCATGATCTCGGAAGTCGACCGTCTGGTCACCTCCAAAGAACAGGACATCATGGCGGTCTGA
- the uppS gene encoding polyprenyl diphosphate synthase produces the protein MADAPVPEFSTPAGVPRHVAIVMDGNGRWAQKRHLPRVAGHKQGVDALRGTVRACLDRGIPVLTVFAFSSENWNRPVEEVSSLMELLALALSREVPKLSESGVRLFFPGDRTGLSKRVVQGLQAAEDKTAQNQRLVLNVCFNYGGRWDIAQAARRLVAAGREITEQSLAENTALAHVGDPDLMIRTGGEMRISNFLLWQAAYTELFFTPCLWPDFDDAELDRALADFASRERRFGKTSGQLEKPVPGAASVGGLHHA, from the coding sequence ATGGCAGACGCTCCCGTCCCCGAGTTCTCAACGCCCGCCGGTGTGCCGCGCCACGTGGCCATCGTGATGGACGGCAATGGTCGCTGGGCCCAAAAGCGCCATCTGCCGCGTGTCGCTGGGCACAAGCAGGGTGTGGACGCCTTGCGAGGTACGGTGCGGGCCTGCCTGGACAGGGGCATCCCCGTGCTCACGGTGTTTGCCTTTTCCTCGGAAAACTGGAACCGGCCGGTGGAGGAGGTGTCCAGCCTCATGGAGCTGCTGGCCCTGGCCTTGTCGCGCGAGGTGCCAAAGCTCAGCGAAAGCGGTGTGCGTCTGTTTTTCCCGGGTGATCGCACGGGTCTTTCCAAGCGGGTGGTGCAAGGCTTGCAAGCCGCCGAAGACAAGACGGCGCAGAACCAGCGGCTGGTGCTCAACGTCTGTTTCAACTACGGTGGGCGCTGGGACATCGCGCAGGCCGCACGCCGGCTGGTGGCCGCTGGCCGGGAAATCACCGAGCAAAGCCTGGCCGAAAACACCGCGCTGGCCCATGTGGGTGACCCGGACCTGATGATTCGCACCGGTGGGGAGATGCGCATCAGCAACTTCCTGCTGTGGCAGGCGGCCTACACCGAGCTGTTTTTCACCCCATGCCTCTGGCCCGACTTCGATGATGCGGAGCTGGATCGGGCACTGGCAGATTTCGCCAGCCGAGAACGGCGCTTTGGCAAAACGTCTGGACAGTTGGAAAAGCCCGTGCCCGGTGCCGCTTCGGTGGGCGGGTTGCACCATGCTTAA
- a CDS encoding phosphatidate cytidylyltransferase produces the protein MLKQRVITALVLLAFLLPALFYPTIEPFAVLALVVVVAAGWEWARLNGCSERAAKALGLGFGLILGCVWIAGGLELSWRSLWLAAAVCWVLLAVVMLRRGVPGWSAWSAPWRLGLGLVLIACAWLALVQARMLGLGFLLSVLTLVWMADISAYFGGKTFGRHKLAPTVSPGKSWEGVFSGMAGVLLLAPGWLWIDAQGVFAQPSLFSRLWAWGPVLAVLGGVFLVTMSVVGDLVESLVKRSAGMKDSSQLLPGHGGVLDRVDALLPVLPLAMMLATF, from the coding sequence ATGCTTAAGCAGCGGGTGATCACCGCGCTGGTCTTGCTGGCTTTCTTGTTGCCGGCGCTTTTCTATCCGACGATTGAACCCTTTGCCGTGCTGGCCCTGGTGGTGGTTGTGGCAGCGGGCTGGGAATGGGCACGCCTCAATGGGTGCAGCGAGCGTGCGGCGAAGGCTTTGGGGCTGGGGTTTGGGCTGATCCTCGGATGCGTCTGGATCGCGGGTGGACTGGAGCTGTCGTGGCGCAGCCTCTGGCTGGCCGCTGCGGTCTGCTGGGTGTTGTTGGCGGTGGTCATGTTGCGACGCGGTGTGCCCGGGTGGAGCGCCTGGTCGGCGCCCTGGCGCCTGGGGCTTGGCCTGGTGTTGATCGCCTGCGCCTGGCTGGCCCTGGTGCAGGCCCGTATGCTTGGGCTGGGTTTCCTGCTGTCGGTGCTGACGCTGGTCTGGATGGCCGACATCTCGGCCTATTTTGGTGGCAAGACCTTTGGCCGTCACAAACTGGCGCCCACCGTGAGTCCTGGCAAAAGCTGGGAAGGGGTGTTCAGTGGCATGGCGGGTGTGTTGCTGTTGGCGCCAGGCTGGCTCTGGATCGATGCCCAAGGGGTCTTTGCGCAGCCCAGTCTGTTCTCCCGCCTGTGGGCCTGGGGCCCCGTGCTGGCGGTGCTGGGCGGTGTCTTTCTCGTCACCATGAGCGTGGTCGGTGACCTGGTGGAGTCTCTTGTGAAGCGCAGCGCGGGCATGAAGGATTCGAGCCAGTTGTTGCCCGGGCACGGCGGGGTGTTGGACCGGGTCGATGCGCTGCTGCCTGTGTTGCCGCTGGCCATGATGCTGGCCACTTTCTGA
- the ispC gene encoding 1-deoxy-D-xylulose-5-phosphate reductoisomerase, translated as MTSSRQTVTILGSTGSIGVNTLDVISRHPDRYEVFALTASTQVEALLAQCQAFSPRYAVMASADHARQLSARVKELGLRVQVLAGAQALCEVSADPAVQVVMAAIVGAAGLAPTLAAAHAGKKLLLANKEALVVGGGLFMDAVRDGGGTLLPIDSEHSAIFQCLPEDARHWPSRLDHILLTSSGGPFRETPLSALPGITPDQACAHPNFVMGRKISVDSATMMNKALEVIEARWLFDLPPEKIKVLIHPQQIIHSMVQFKDTSVLAQLGTPDMRVPIAYGLSWPERMESGAQPLDFSSLVSMTFMDPQRERYPGLYLSWDALLAPEGTTTVLNAANEVAVAAFLGQRLRFDQIHAVNHATLTAVLPSKPHSLDELMAIDAEARAQAEAQVHRLRA; from the coding sequence ATGACTTCATCCAGACAAACCGTCACCATTCTCGGCTCCACCGGGTCGATCGGCGTGAACACGCTTGACGTGATTTCCCGCCATCCTGACCGCTACGAGGTCTTCGCCCTGACGGCGTCCACCCAGGTTGAGGCCCTGCTGGCCCAGTGCCAGGCGTTTTCGCCGCGCTATGCGGTCATGGCCAGCGCCGACCATGCGCGGCAACTGTCCGCACGGGTGAAAGAGCTGGGCCTGCGGGTCCAGGTTCTGGCGGGGGCCCAGGCCTTGTGCGAGGTCAGTGCGGACCCTGCGGTACAGGTGGTGATGGCCGCCATCGTGGGTGCCGCCGGGTTGGCGCCGACGCTCGCGGCGGCCCACGCCGGGAAAAAGCTGTTGCTGGCCAACAAGGAGGCGTTGGTGGTCGGCGGCGGGCTGTTCATGGACGCGGTGCGCGACGGTGGCGGCACCCTGCTGCCCATCGACAGCGAACACTCGGCCATCTTCCAGTGCCTGCCGGAAGACGCGCGGCATTGGCCGTCCCGGCTGGACCACATCCTGCTGACCTCGTCGGGTGGGCCGTTCCGGGAAACCCCCCTGTCGGCACTGCCTGGCATCACGCCCGATCAGGCCTGCGCGCATCCCAACTTCGTCATGGGGCGCAAGATATCGGTGGATTCGGCCACCATGATGAACAAGGCGCTTGAAGTCATCGAGGCGCGCTGGCTGTTCGATCTGCCTCCGGAGAAGATCAAGGTGCTGATCCATCCGCAGCAGATCATCCACTCGATGGTGCAGTTCAAAGACACCTCGGTGCTGGCCCAGCTGGGCACCCCGGACATGCGCGTGCCCATTGCCTATGGCCTGTCGTGGCCGGAGCGCATGGAAAGCGGCGCGCAACCGCTGGATTTTTCCTCACTGGTTTCGATGACGTTCATGGACCCGCAGCGCGAACGTTATCCGGGCTTGTACCTTTCCTGGGACGCCCTGTTGGCGCCGGAAGGCACGACCACCGTGCTCAATGCCGCCAACGAGGTGGCGGTCGCCGCATTCCTCGGACAGCGGCTGCGGTTTGACCAGATTCATGCGGTCAACCATGCAACTTTGACGGCTGTGTTGCCCTCCAAGCCGCACAGCCTGGACGAGCTGATGGCCATCGACGCGGAAGCCCGCGCGCAGGCCGAAGCCCAGGTTCATCGGCTCCGGGCCTGA
- the rseP gene encoding RIP metalloprotease RseP, translated as MLTLVAFVVALGLLIAVHEYGHYRVAVACGVKVLRYSVGFGKPLLRWHRKGSPTEFVLCALPLGGYVRMLDEREAPVDAAERHLAFNTQPLRSRAAIVAAGPLANLLLAVALYSVVNWTGVEEPKPVLGSPVAGSLAAGAGLSGGEWVARSSTADAEPADVGSFEDLRWRLTQAALSGEDMTLWVGREEGGSTHAVTLALSELNVREADASLFQRIGITAPWTAPLVGEVMPDGAAAAAGLQAGDRVQQVDGRPVADGQALRALIKAAVGPGGQAVEQRWVVERAGRLVELSVKPAPERQGELWIGRIGAYIGAAPQMMTVRHGFLDGLTLGVVRTWEVSWLTLKMMGRMLIGEASVKNLSGPLTIADYAGKSASMGLTSYLLFLALISVSLGVLNLLPLPVLDGGHLMYYLWEGVTGRSVSDVWMERLQRGGIAVLLALMSVALFNDVARLAG; from the coding sequence ATGCTCACACTCGTTGCCTTTGTGGTGGCCCTTGGACTTCTGATCGCCGTGCACGAATACGGCCACTACCGCGTGGCGGTGGCCTGCGGGGTGAAGGTGCTGCGTTATTCGGTTGGCTTTGGCAAGCCCCTGCTGCGCTGGCACCGCAAAGGCAGTCCCACCGAATTTGTGCTCTGCGCGCTGCCCCTGGGGGGCTATGTGCGCATGCTTGATGAGCGCGAGGCGCCGGTGGATGCCGCCGAACGCCATCTGGCCTTCAACACGCAACCCCTGCGATCGCGGGCCGCCATCGTTGCGGCAGGCCCCTTGGCCAATTTGCTGCTCGCCGTGGCGCTGTACTCCGTGGTGAACTGGACGGGTGTCGAAGAGCCCAAGCCCGTGCTGGGCAGTCCCGTCGCGGGTTCGCTGGCCGCTGGCGCGGGCTTGTCTGGCGGGGAATGGGTGGCCCGGTCCAGCACAGCCGATGCGGAACCGGCCGATGTGGGTTCGTTTGAAGACCTGCGCTGGCGCCTGACCCAGGCGGCGCTGTCGGGTGAGGACATGACGCTTTGGGTGGGGCGGGAGGAGGGCGGCAGCACACATGCTGTGACCCTGGCGCTGAGCGAGCTGAATGTGCGCGAGGCCGATGCCAGCCTGTTTCAGCGCATCGGCATCACGGCACCATGGACAGCGCCGCTGGTGGGCGAGGTGATGCCGGATGGGGCTGCGGCGGCTGCCGGTTTGCAGGCAGGGGACCGGGTGCAACAGGTGGATGGTCGGCCCGTGGCGGATGGTCAGGCCCTGCGCGCCTTGATCAAGGCCGCGGTCGGCCCCGGCGGGCAGGCGGTCGAGCAGCGCTGGGTGGTTGAGCGTGCCGGGCGCCTCGTGGAGCTGAGTGTCAAGCCAGCACCCGAGCGGCAAGGTGAGTTGTGGATCGGGCGCATAGGCGCCTACATTGGCGCAGCCCCACAGATGATGACTGTGCGCCACGGTTTTCTGGACGGCCTGACCCTGGGGGTGGTGCGAACTTGGGAAGTGTCCTGGCTTACGCTCAAGATGATGGGGCGCATGCTGATCGGCGAAGCCTCGGTCAAGAACCTCAGCGGGCCCCTCACGATCGCCGACTACGCAGGCAAGTCGGCCAGCATGGGTTTGACCTCCTACCTGTTGTTTCTCGCTCTGATCAGTGTCAGTCTGGGGGTGCTCAACCTGCTGCCACTGCCCGTCTTGGACGGAGGGCACCTGATGTATTATCTTTGGGAGGGTGTGACCGGACGCAGCGTTTCCGACGTCTGGATGGAGCGCCTGCAGCGCGGAGGTATCGCGGTACTTCTGGCCCTCATGTCCGTCGCCTTGTTCAATGATGTGGCCCGCTTGGCTGGCTGA